A region of Malaciobacter marinus DNA encodes the following proteins:
- the trpB gene encoding tryptophan synthase subunit beta — translation MQKPYLKSYPDENGYFGKFGGSFIPPQLEKPFLEIIKAYEEIKNSDKFIEDLKYVRKHYQGRPTPISFAKNLTNYCNGAKIYLKREDLNHTGAHKLNHCMAEVILAKHLGKKKVIAETGAGQHGVALATAAAYFGLECEIHMGEVDIEKEYPNVVRMKILGANIIPATHGLKTLKEAVDSAFEAYLNDTDNSIYCIGSVVGPHPFPMMVRDFQSIIGLEAKEQFLEHETNLPNNVVACVGGGSNAMGIFSGFIDEDNVELYGVEPMGKGNVIGEHSASLTYGEEGIMHGFNSIMLKDKMGEPAPVYSIGSGIDYPSVGPEHAFLKTQGRTKVGLCDDKEAVDAFYKLSQLEGIIPALESAHAVGFAMKLAKTLAKDETILINLSGRGDKDIDFVIKNHPIPNSKF, via the coding sequence ATGCAAAAACCGTATTTAAAATCATATCCAGATGAAAATGGATATTTTGGAAAATTTGGAGGTTCGTTTATACCTCCACAACTTGAAAAACCTTTTTTAGAGATTATAAAAGCCTATGAAGAGATAAAAAATTCAGATAAATTTATTGAAGATTTAAAATATGTAAGAAAACATTATCAAGGAAGACCTACTCCTATAAGCTTTGCAAAAAATTTAACTAATTATTGTAATGGAGCAAAAATATATTTAAAAAGGGAAGATTTAAATCATACAGGAGCCCATAAATTAAACCACTGCATGGCAGAAGTTATTTTAGCAAAACATTTAGGTAAAAAAAAGGTTATTGCTGAAACAGGAGCGGGACAACATGGTGTTGCATTAGCTACTGCAGCTGCTTATTTTGGCTTAGAGTGTGAAATACATATGGGTGAAGTTGATATAGAAAAAGAGTATCCAAATGTCGTTAGAATGAAAATTTTAGGTGCAAATATTATCCCTGCAACACATGGATTAAAAACTTTAAAAGAAGCAGTTGATTCAGCATTTGAAGCATATTTAAATGATACAGATAATTCAATTTATTGTATTGGCTCTGTCGTAGGGCCACATCCTTTTCCTATGATGGTAAGAGATTTTCAAAGTATTATTGGACTTGAAGCAAAAGAGCAGTTTTTAGAACATGAGACTAATCTACCTAATAATGTTGTAGCATGTGTTGGTGGAGGAAGTAATGCAATGGGAATTTTTTCAGGATTTATTGATGAAGATAATGTAGAGTTATATGGAGTAGAGCCTATGGGAAAAGGCAATGTAATTGGTGAACACTCTGCTTCATTAACTTATGGGGAAGAAGGTATAATGCATGGATTTAACTCAATTATGTTAAAAGATAAAATGGGTGAACCTGCACCAGTTTATTCAATAGGAAGTGGTATTGATTATCCATCAGTTGGCCCTGAACACGCTTTTTTAAAAACACAAGGTAGAACAAAAGTAGGTTTATGTGATGATAAAGAAGCAGTTGATGCATTTTATAAATTATCTCAATTAGAAGGTATCATTCCTGCGCTTGAATCAGCTCATGCAGTTGGTTTTGCAATGAAACTAGCTAAAACTTTAGCAAAAGATGAAACAATACTTATAAATTTAAGTGGTAGAGGGGATAAGGATATAGATTTTGTTATAAAAAACCACCCTATTCCAAATAGTAAGTTTTAA
- the dnaJ gene encoding molecular chaperone DnaJ, translating into MTELDYYEVLEISKNADKSTIKKAYRKMAMKYHPDKNPDDSEAEDRFKAANEAYQVLSDDEKRAIYDRYGKAGLEGHGQGGGFSSAGFDDLSSIFEEMFGSAFGGADFGGGRRQRKSYNYNLDIGIEVEVEFNEAIFGVTKDVTYKYKDACDTCKGTGAKDGKLSTCSTCQGQGQVHIRQGFMTFAQTCPHCQGTGESKAQNCKKCSGTGYHEKEDSFEVSIPEGINDGNRIRVSNRGNIAPDGTRGDLYIQISVKEDSHFIRNGDDIYIEVPLFFTQVALGGNIKIPSLRGEVDLEIPAGTKDKEQFKFRGEGVKSVQGYGKGDLIVQIKITYPKSLNAEQKELLTKLQESFGIESKPHESSFESMFDKVKKWF; encoded by the coding sequence TTAGAAATTAGCAAAAATGCTGATAAAAGTACAATAAAAAAAGCCTACAGAAAAATGGCGATGAAGTATCACCCTGACAAAAACCCTGATGACTCAGAAGCAGAAGATAGATTTAAAGCTGCTAATGAAGCTTATCAAGTTTTAAGTGATGATGAAAAAAGAGCTATTTATGATAGATATGGTAAAGCTGGCCTTGAAGGACATGGCCAAGGTGGAGGATTCTCAAGTGCAGGATTTGATGACTTAAGTTCAATTTTTGAAGAGATGTTTGGCTCTGCATTTGGTGGAGCTGATTTTGGTGGTGGAAGAAGACAAAGAAAATCATACAATTACAATTTGGATATTGGTATTGAAGTTGAAGTTGAATTCAATGAAGCTATCTTTGGTGTAACAAAAGATGTAACTTATAAATACAAAGATGCTTGCGATACTTGTAAAGGGACAGGAGCAAAAGATGGAAAATTATCTACTTGTTCTACTTGTCAAGGTCAAGGCCAAGTACACATAAGACAAGGATTTATGACTTTTGCACAAACTTGTCCGCATTGTCAAGGAACAGGAGAATCAAAAGCTCAAAACTGTAAAAAATGTAGTGGTACAGGATATCATGAAAAAGAAGATAGTTTTGAAGTAAGTATCCCTGAGGGTATTAATGATGGAAATAGAATTAGAGTTTCAAACAGAGGGAATATTGCACCTGATGGAACAAGAGGTGATTTATATATTCAAATTTCTGTAAAAGAGGATTCTCATTTTATTAGAAATGGAGATGATATTTATATTGAAGTTCCATTATTCTTTACTCAAGTTGCCCTTGGTGGGAATATTAAAATACCTAGTTTAAGAGGTGAAGTTGACTTAGAGATTCCTGCTGGAACTAAAGATAAAGAACAATTTAAATTTAGAGGTGAAGGTGTAAAGTCTGTACAAGGATATGGAAAAGGTGATTTAATTGTTCAAATTAAAATAACTTACCCAAAATCATTAAATGCAGAACAAAAAGAACTATTAACTAAACTTCAAGAGAGTTTTGGAATAGAGAGTAAACCACATGAATCAAGCTTTGAAAGTATGTTTGATAAAGTTAAAAAATGGTTTTAA